One segment of Urocitellus parryii isolate mUroPar1 chromosome 5, mUroPar1.hap1, whole genome shotgun sequence DNA contains the following:
- the Il26 gene encoding interleukin-26: MWVSCMLRSGLLCATLSLALAKHKPSQSSFTQPCHSRELLSQAVDTFYVKAAWLKATIPEDRIKNIRLLKKKTKKLFMKNCRFQEQLLSFFMEDVFGGLQLQICKEIDFVEDFHSLRQKLSRCISCALPAREVTSITRMKRTFYGIGNKGIYKAISELDILLSWIKELLESIQ; this comes from the exons ATGTGGGTGAGTTGCATGCTGAGGTCCGGGCTGCTGTGTGCCACTCTGTCTCTTGCTCTTGCTAAGCACAAGCCATCTCAATCCTCCTTCACCCAACCTTGTCACTCCAGGGAGTTGCTGTCCCAAGCTGTCGACACTTTCTATGTCAAGGCAGCCTGGCTCAAAGCAACAATTCCA GAAGACCGCATAAAAAATATAcgattattaaaaaagaaaacaaaaaagctaTTTATG AAAAACTGCAGATTCCAGGAACAGCTTCTGTCCTTCTTCATGGAAGATGTTTTTGGTGGACTCCAATTACAAATTTGCAAGGAAATAGACTTTGTGGAAGATTTTCATAGCCTTCGGCAGAAACTGAGCCGCTGT ATATCCTGTGCTTTACCAGCTAGAGAGGTGACATCCATTACCAGAATGAAAAGAACGTTTTATGGg ATTGGAAACAAAGGAATCTATAAAGCCATCAGTGAACTGGATATTCTTCTGTCCTGGATTAAAGAACTGTTAGAAAGCATTCAGTAA